The region ACTGACGAATGCACCTACTATACCAAGAACTTTAATATTAATCGCCGCGCGGGCGATGCTGCGATGCAAGATAACTTTCTCTCCTTTGCCATGAATCAGGATGACGTAGTTTTCGGCTGCGCCGAAAAGCTCCGCGCTGTAGTGCGCGATATTGACAAAACTTACGCGCCGCAAGCCATTCTCTTGGTTACCACCTGCGTAATTGAAGTCATAGGTGAGGATTTTACCGCTCTCGCCAGCGAGCTGCAGGATGAAGTTCAGGCTAAGTTATTGATTGTCCGCACGGAGCACTTTAAGTGCAATAGCCATATTCCCGGCATAGAGCGCTGCCTCACCGCCTTTGGGGAGCTGATGGGCCAAAGCACGGTAAAGCCACAGACAGTCAATATTCTGGGGCATCGCTACCCAGGCATTAACGATGCCGAGCTCATGCGCCTGCTCACCAAGAAGGGTGTAGAAATTAATCTAGCTATACCATCGGCCTGTAGTGTATCTGAGCTGCGGCACGCGCCAAGTGCCGCTCTTAACATCGTTACGGACTTCACTGCCTTAGCGCTAGCCGCCTCCATGGAAGAGCGCTTCGGTACCCCCTTTGTCTACTTTGAAAAGTATCTCTGTCCCGAGCGCATTAGGCAGGGTTACCGCGATATAGCGCGCCATCTTAACCTCGATCTTGAGGCAGAGGTAGCCGAGCTCTGCA is a window of Bacillota bacterium DNA encoding:
- a CDS encoding nitrogenase component 1, whose protein sequence is MVLHANLSGLKRISQIETAKDIRPLSLAQFPGTHCPLFGVALTAGYIKDMIVLIVGTDECTYYTKNFNINRRAGDAAMQDNFLSFAMNQDDVVFGCAEKLRAVVRDIDKTYAPQAILLVTTCVIEVIGEDFTALASELQDEVQAKLLIVRTEHFKCNSHIPGIERCLTAFGELMGQSTVKPQTVNILGHRYPGINDAELMRLLTKKGVEINLAIPSACSVSELRHAPSAALNIVTDFTALALAASMEERFGTPFVYFEKYLCPERIRQGYRDIARHLNLDLEAEVAELCTELEALIAASKKVVAGKNFVYGNTPMLAFELSSFLASLGMEPLLIQARDLYGNDAAYIQEILSQGHDPYVARVANIAPLQAVYKELRPSLYIGHENPERLREYGVAQVAFDAAAAKLGFAVPLTVLKTLLRALDTANSGETRSVRYATV